The Budorcas taxicolor isolate Tak-1 chromosome 2, Takin1.1, whole genome shotgun sequence genome window below encodes:
- the PPL gene encoding periplakin isoform X2: protein MNSLFRKRNKGKYSPTVRTRSVSNKELSELIEQLQKNADQVERNIVDTEAKMQSDLARLQEGRQPEHRDVALQKVSDSEKLLYMLEADAAIAKHMKHPQGDMIAEDIRQLKERVTNLRGKHKQIYSLVAKEVDPQVNWEALVEEKLDKLSSQSFGTELPLVDHQVEQHNIFHNEVKAIGPHLAKEQNGELQAKYQKLLAASQARQRHLSSLQDYMQRCTNELYWLDQQAQGRIQYDWSDCNLNYPSRRRQYENFIHRNLEAKEERINKLHSEGDRLLAAEHPGRNSIEAHMEAVHADWKGYLNLLICEESHLKYMEDYHQFHKDMKDAQELLRKVDSDLNQKYSPDFKDQYQIELLLQELDDQEKALDKYEHVVRGLQKRGQQVVPLKYRRETPLKPIPVEALCDFEGDQGLISRGYSYTLQRNNGESWDLTDSAGNELTAPAVCFMIPPTDPEALALADSLGSQYQSLRQKAAGSRKVLQQRHEVLKVESSGDASDLQGRQLLASLDKVASDLDRQEKAITAILRPPLEQGRAVQDSAERAKDLKNITNELLRIEPEKARSTAEGEAFVRALPDSSSTALLRTRVEDTQRRYERLVQLLEAAQEKVDIANRLEKSLQQGREMLATYETQLAQEDTVPESGQALDSRRQELAAMASELQARKALLSEVQRNLQAAKQCSGSLASRFQEHCPDLERQEAEVHKLCQRFDGLCQQAELRAQSLQSARAEHDAFCSGRDRLLQFLSHIPSYEPQETDGLGQVETKLNNQKNLLDEIARREEEVQKVHTHSQQYQQAVKDYELEAEKLRSLFDLENGRNSHMSKRARLQSPAAKIREEEAALAAKFTEVNAINRQRLQNLEFALTLLRQQLEAGASQEALPGSKPGPGAEETWKIQKELDEEMERRQQLEHEVRSAQEEIRALRSQGPQEALVTREVLRRVPDPALEESFQQAQQTLAEEQHKNQLLQGEVEALRLRLHALEEEARAGGQEYVVKEVLRIEPDRAQADEVLRLRGELEALRRQKGAREAEALLLQQRVAALAEEKRRAREVVTEKEVVKVHNDPQLEAEFQQLQEDQRREQGLREKQEEELGFLQDKLKRLEKERAMAEGKITVKEVLKVEKDAVAEREVGALQRRYEDEAARARASQREKTELLRKIWALEEENAKVVVQEKVREIVRPDPKAESEVANLRLELVEQERKYRGAEEQLKSYQSELEALRRRGPQVEVKEVTKEVIKYTTDPETEKELQRLREEIVDKTRLIERCDLEIYQLKQEIQSLKEAKPQVQTKEVVQEILQFQEDPQTKEEVAALRARLAEEHKKQVDLERERASQEEKIQEKEEELARGKEVVVQQEVVRYEEEPGLRAEVSAFTESIDAELRQIDGLHSELRRLQRRRAELERQLEELERERQARREAELEVQRLKQQLAQLEAQEGEAREKVTLTQKVVLQQDPQQAREHALLALQLEEERRRRQGLEHELETLKQQLERLEKMEVKEKVVLSESVQVEKGDTEQEIQRLRASLEAESRGKRELDAEVSRLEAKLSELEFCNSKSSKELDFLREENHKLQLERQSLQLEARRLQSEIEVAVAEAQGLRSLPTAARADPGAPLDSRLRSLERELDDLRRLSRDKDQEIEELQRRLGSVAVKREQRENHLRRSIVVIDPDSGRELSPEEAHHTGLIDWNMFVKLRSQECDWEEISVKGPGGESSVIHDRKSGKKFSIEEALQSGRLTPAQYDRYVNKSMSIQELAVLVSGQK, encoded by the exons GACCTGGCCCGGCTGCAGGAGGGCCGGCAGCCCGAGCACCGGGATGTGGCCCTGCAGAAGGTGTCGGACTCGGAGAAGCTGCTCTACATGCTGGAGGCGGACGCGGCCATCGCCAAGCACATGAAGCACCCCCAGGGGGACATGATCGCCGAGGA CATCCGTCAGCTGAAGGAGCGTGTGACCAACCTCCGCGGGAAACACAAGCAAATCTACAGCCTGGTGGCGAAAGAGGTGGACCCGCAGGTCAACTGGGAGGCACTGGTAGAGGAAAAGCTG GACAAGCTGAGCAGCCAGAGCTTCGGGACGGAACTGCCGCTGGTGGACCACCAGGTGGAGCAACACAACATCTTTCACAATGAGGTCAAGGCCATCGGGCCCCACCTGGCCAAG GAGCAGAACGGTGAACTCCAGGCCAAGTACCAGAAACTGCTG GCGGCATCACAGGCGCGGCAGCGGCACCTGAGCTCGCTGCAGGACTACATGCAGCGCTGCACCAACGAGCTGTACTGGCTGGACCAGCAGGCCCAGGGCCGCATACAGTATGACTGGAGTGACTGCAACCTCAACTACCCCAGCCGCCGGCGCCAGTACGAG AATTTCATCCACCGGAACCTGGAGGCCAAAGAGGAGAGAATTAACAAGCTGCACAGCGAGGGTGACCGGCTGCTCGCCGCCGAGCACCCCGGGAGAAACTCCATTGAG GCTCACATGGAGGCCGTCCATGCAGATTGGAAGGGATACCTGAACCTGCTCATCTGCGAGGAGAGCCACCTGAAGTACATGGAGGACTACCACCAG TTCCACAAAGACATGAAGGATGCCCAGGAGCTGCTTCGCAAGGTGGACTCGGACCTGAACCAGAAATACAGCCCCGACTTCAAGGACCAATACCAGATTGAGCTGCTACTGCAGGAGCTGGAC GACCAGGAGAAGGCTCTGGACAAGTACGAGCATGTGGTGCGGGGGCTGCAGAAGCGAGGGCAGCAGGTGGTGCCCCTCAAGTACCGCCGGGAGACGCCCCTCAAGCCCATCCCCGTGGAGGCGCTCTGTGACTTTGAGGGTGACCAG GGCCTGATCTCTCGGGGCTACAGCTACACCCTGCAGAGGAACAACGGGGAGAGCTGGGACCTCACGGACAGCGCAGGGAATGAGCTGACTGCCCCGGCCGTCTGCTTCATGATCCCTCCCACCGACCCCGAGGCCCTGGCTCTGGCTGACAG CCTGGGCAGCCAGTACCAGAGCCTGCGGCAGAAGGCAGCTGGGAGCAGAAAGGTGCTCCAGCAGCGGCATGAGGTGCTGAAGGTGGAGAGCTCTGGAG ATGCCTCGGATCTGCAGGGCCGCCAGCTACTGGCCAGCTTGGACAAGGTGGCCAGTGACCTGGACCGGCAGGAGAAGGCCATCACGGCCATCCTGCGGCCACCGCTGGAGCAGGGCCGGGCTGTGCAGGACAGCGCCGAGCGGGCCAAGGACCTCAAG AACATCACCAACGAGCTGCTACGGATCGAGCCCGAGAAGGCGCGCAGCACGGCCGAGGGCGAGGCATTCGTGCGGGCCCTCCCGGACAGCAGCAGCACCGCCCTGCTGAGGACGCGGGTGGAGGACACCCAGCGCAGATACGAGCGCCTGGTGCAGCTGCTGGAAGCCGCCCAGGAGAA AGTTGACATCGCCAACCGCCTGGAGAAGAGCCTGCAGCAGGGCCGGGAGATGCTGGCCACATATGAGACCCAGCTGGCCCAGGAGGACACAGTGCCCGAGAGTGGCCAGGCCCTAGACAGCAGGAGGCAGGAGCTGGCG GCCATGGCCTCCGAGCTGCAGGCCCGGAAGGCCCTCCTCAGCGAGGTGCAGCGGAACCTGCAGGCCGCCAAGCAGTGCTCGGGGTCACTGGCCAGCCGCTTCCAGGAGCACTGCCCGGACCTGGAGCGCCAGGAAGCCGAGGTGCACAAGCTGTGCCAGCGCTTCGACGGCCTCTGCCAGCAGGCAGAGCTCAG GGCCCAGAGCCTGCAGAGCGCCCGGGCTGAGCACGACGCCTTCTGCAGCGGCCGTGACCGCCTGCTTCAGTTCCTGTCCCACATCCCCAGCTACGAGCCCCAGGAGACGGACGGCCTTGGCCAAGTGGAGACCAAGCTGAACAACCAGAAG AACCTGCTAGATGAAATAGCAAGAAGGGAAGAGGAAGTGCAGAAAGTCCACACGCACTCCCAGCAGTACCAGCAGGCTGTCAAG GACTACGAGTTGGAAGCAGAGAAGCTCAGATCCCTCTTTGACTTGGAGAATGGAAGGAACAGCCACATGAGCAAGCGGGCCAGGCTCCAGTCCCCTGCCGCCAAAATTAGGGAAGAG GAAGCAGCTCTTGCTGCCAAGTTCACGGAGGTTAATGCCATCAACAGACAGAGGCTGCAGAACCTGGAGTTTGCACTGACCCTCCTGAGACAG CAGCTGGAGGCAGGTGCGAGCCAGGAGGCCCTGCCCGGGAGCAAGCCAGGCCCCGGAGCGGAGGAGACGTGGAAGATTCAGAAGGAGCTGGATGAGGAGATGGAGCGGCGGCAGCAGCTGGAGCACGAGGTCCGGAGCGCCCAGGAGGAGATCCGGGCCCTGCGGAGCCAGGGCCCGCAGGAGGCGCTGGTGACCAGGGAGGTGCTCAGGAGGGTGCCGGACCCAGCGCTGGAGGAGAGCTTCCAGCAGGCGCAGCAGACCCTGGCCGAGGAGCAGCACAAGAACCAGCTGCTGCAGGGGGAGGTGGAGGCGCTGCGGCTGCGGCTACACGCCCTAGAGGAGGAGGCCCGGGCTGGGGGCCAGGAGTATGTAGTCAAGGAGGTGCTGCGCATTGAGCCGGACCGGGCCCAGGCCGACGAGGTCCTGAGGCTGAGGGGGGAGCTGGAGGCGCTGCGGCGGCAGAAGGGTGCCCGTGAGGCAGAGGCACTTCTCCTGCAGCAGCGCGTGGCTGCCCTGGCTGAGGAGAAGCGGCGGGCGCGGGAGGTGGTCACAGAGAAGGAGGTGGTCAAGGTGCACAACGACCCCCAGCTGGAGGCTGAGTTCCAGCAGCTGCAGGAGGACCAACGGCGGGAGCAGGGGCTCCgggagaagcaggaggaggagctgggcttCCTGCAGGACAAGCTCAAGAGGCTGGAGAAGGAGCGGGCCATGGCCGAGGGCAAGATCACTGTCAAGGAGGTGCTCAAGGTGGAGAAGGACGCGGTGGCCGAGCGGGAGGTGGGTGCCCTCCAGCGCCGGTACGAGGATGAGGCCGCCAGGGCCCGTGCCAGCCAGAGGGAGAAGACCGAGCTGCTCCGGAAGAtctgggccctggaggaggagaacgCCAAGGTGGTTGTGCAGGAGAAGGTGCGCGAGATTGTCCGGCCCGACCCCAAGGCTGAGAGTGAGGTGGCCAACCTCCGCCTGGAGCTGGTGGAGCAGGAGCGCAAGTACCGGGGGGCTGAGGAGCAGCTCAAGAGCTACCAGAGCGAGCTGGAGGCGCTTCGGAGGCGGGGCCCCCAGGTGGAGGTCAAGGAGGTGACCAAGGAGGTCATCAAGTACACGACGGAccctgagacagagaaagagctcCAAAGGCTCAGGGAGGAGATTGTGGACAAGACCCGCCTCATCGAGAGGTGTGACCTGGAGATCTACCAGCTGAAGCAGGAGATCCAGTCCCTCAAAGAGGCCAAGCCCCAGGTGCAGACCAAGGAGGTGGTCCAGGAGATCTTGCAGTTCCAGGAAGACCCCCAGACCAAAGAGGAAGTGGCGGCTTTGAGGGCCCGGCTGGCCGAGGAACACAAGAAGCAGGTAGACCTGGAACGGGAACGTGCGTCCCAGGAGGAGAAGAtccaggagaaggaggaggagctggcccGGGGAAAGGAGGTGGTGGTGCAGCAGGAGGTGGTCAGGTACGAGGAGGAGCCGGGCCTCCGGGCTGAGGTGAGCGCCTTCACTGAGAGCATCGACGCAGAACTGCGGCAGATTGACGGCCTCCACAGCGAGCTGCGGCGGCTGCAGCGCCGGCGAGCCGAGCTGGAGCGCCAGCTGGAGGAGCTGGAGCGCGAGCGGCAGGCACGCCGCGAGGCTGAGCTGGAGGTGCAGCGCCTCAAGCAGCAGCTGGCCCAGCTGGAAGCACAGGAGGGTGAAGCCCGCGAAAAGGTGACCCTCACGCAGAAGGTGGTGCTGCAGCAGGACCCCCAGCAGGCCCGGGAGCACGCCCTGCTGGCCCTGCAGCTGGAGGAAGAGCGGCGCCGCCGGCAGGGCCTGGAGCACGAGCTCGAGACCCTGAAGCAGCAGCTGGAGCGCCTGGAAAAGATGGAGGTCAAGGAGAAGGTGGTCCTCTCCGAGAGCGTCCAGGTGGAGAAAGGCGACACCGAGCAGGAGATTCAGAGGCTCAGGGCCAGTCTGGAGGCCGAGAGCCGTGGCAAGAGAGAGCTGGACGCCGAGGTGAGCCGGCTGGAGGCCAAGCTGTCGGAGCTGGAGTTCTGCAACTCCAAGTCATCCAAGGAGCTGGACTTCCTGAGGGAGGAGAACCACAAGCTGCAGCTGGAGCGGCAGAGCCTGCAGCTCGAGGCCCGCAGGCTGCAGTCGGAGATCGAGGTGGCCGTGGCCGAGGCGCAGGGCCTGAGGAGCCTGCCCACGGCAGCCAGGGCCGACCCCGGGGCGCCGCTCGACTCGCGCCTGCGGTCTCTGGAGCGGGAGCTGGACGACCTCAGGAGGCTCTCCAGGGACAAAGACCAGGAGATTGAGGAGCTGCAGCGGCGCCTGGGCTCCGTGGCCGTCAAGCGGGAGCAGAGGGAGAACCACCTGCGGCGCTCCATCGTGGTCATCGACCCTGACTCAGGCCGCGAGCTGTCCCCCGAGGAGGCCCATCACACCGGCCTCATCGACTGGAACATGTTTGTGAAGCTTAGGAGCCAGGAGTGCGACTGGGAGGAGATCTCTGTCAAGGGCCCTGGCGGTGAGTCCTCCGTGATCCACGACAGGAAGTCCGGCAAGAAGTTCTCCATCGAAGAGGCCCTGCAAAGCGGGCGGCTGACACCCGCGCAGTATGACCGCTACGTCAACAAGAGCATGTCCATCCAGGAGCTGGCCGTCCTGGTGTCAGGGCAGAAGTAG
- the PPL gene encoding periplakin isoform X4 yields MQSDLARLQEGRQPEHRDVALQKVSDSEKLLYMLEADAAIAKHMKHPQGDMIAEDIRQLKERVTNLRGKHKQIYSLVAKEVDPQVNWEALVEEKLDKLSSQSFGTELPLVDHQVEQHNIFHNEVKAIGPHLAKEQNGELQAKYQKLLAASQARQRHLSSLQDYMQRCTNELYWLDQQAQGRIQYDWSDCNLNYPSRRRQYENFIHRNLEAKEERINKLHSEGDRLLAAEHPGRNSIEAHMEAVHADWKGYLNLLICEESHLKYMEDYHQFHKDMKDAQELLRKVDSDLNQKYSPDFKDQYQIELLLQELDDQEKALDKYEHVVRGLQKRGQQVVPLKYRRETPLKPIPVEALCDFEGDQGLISRGYSYTLQRNNGESWDLTDSAGNELTAPAVCFMIPPTDPEALALADSLGSQYQSLRQKAAGSRKVLQQRHEVLKVESSGADASDLQGRQLLASLDKVASDLDRQEKAITAILRPPLEQGRAVQDSAERAKDLKNITNELLRIEPEKARSTAEGEAFVRALPDSSSTALLRTRVEDTQRRYERLVQLLEAAQEKVDIANRLEKSLQQGREMLATYETQLAQEDTVPESGQALDSRRQELAAMASELQARKALLSEVQRNLQAAKQCSGSLASRFQEHCPDLERQEAEVHKLCQRFDGLCQQAELRAQSLQSARAEHDAFCSGRDRLLQFLSHIPSYEPQETDGLGQVETKLNNQKNLLDEIARREEEVQKVHTHSQQYQQAVKDYELEAEKLRSLFDLENGRNSHMSKRARLQSPAAKIREEEAALAAKFTEVNAINRQRLQNLEFALTLLRQQLEAGASQEALPGSKPGPGAEETWKIQKELDEEMERRQQLEHEVRSAQEEIRALRSQGPQEALVTREVLRRVPDPALEESFQQAQQTLAEEQHKNQLLQGEVEALRLRLHALEEEARAGGQEYVVKEVLRIEPDRAQADEVLRLRGELEALRRQKGAREAEALLLQQRVAALAEEKRRAREVVTEKEVVKVHNDPQLEAEFQQLQEDQRREQGLREKQEEELGFLQDKLKRLEKERAMAEGKITVKEVLKVEKDAVAEREVGALQRRYEDEAARARASQREKTELLRKIWALEEENAKVVVQEKVREIVRPDPKAESEVANLRLELVEQERKYRGAEEQLKSYQSELEALRRRGPQVEVKEVTKEVIKYTTDPETEKELQRLREEIVDKTRLIERCDLEIYQLKQEIQSLKEAKPQVQTKEVVQEILQFQEDPQTKEEVAALRARLAEEHKKQVDLERERASQEEKIQEKEEELARGKEVVVQQEVVRYEEEPGLRAEVSAFTESIDAELRQIDGLHSELRRLQRRRAELERQLEELERERQARREAELEVQRLKQQLAQLEAQEGEAREKVTLTQKVVLQQDPQQAREHALLALQLEEERRRRQGLEHELETLKQQLERLEKMEVKEKVVLSESVQVEKGDTEQEIQRLRASLEAESRGKRELDAEVSRLEAKLSELEFCNSKSSKELDFLREENHKLQLERQSLQLEARRLQSEIEVAVAEAQGLRSLPTAARADPGAPLDSRLRSLERELDDLRRLSRDKDQEIEELQRRLGSVAVKREQRENHLRRSIVVIDPDSGRELSPEEAHHTGLIDWNMFVKLRSQECDWEEISVKGPGGESSVIHDRKSGKKFSIEEALQSGRLTPAQYDRYVNKSMSIQELAVLVSGQK; encoded by the exons GACCTGGCCCGGCTGCAGGAGGGCCGGCAGCCCGAGCACCGGGATGTGGCCCTGCAGAAGGTGTCGGACTCGGAGAAGCTGCTCTACATGCTGGAGGCGGACGCGGCCATCGCCAAGCACATGAAGCACCCCCAGGGGGACATGATCGCCGAGGA CATCCGTCAGCTGAAGGAGCGTGTGACCAACCTCCGCGGGAAACACAAGCAAATCTACAGCCTGGTGGCGAAAGAGGTGGACCCGCAGGTCAACTGGGAGGCACTGGTAGAGGAAAAGCTG GACAAGCTGAGCAGCCAGAGCTTCGGGACGGAACTGCCGCTGGTGGACCACCAGGTGGAGCAACACAACATCTTTCACAATGAGGTCAAGGCCATCGGGCCCCACCTGGCCAAG GAGCAGAACGGTGAACTCCAGGCCAAGTACCAGAAACTGCTG GCGGCATCACAGGCGCGGCAGCGGCACCTGAGCTCGCTGCAGGACTACATGCAGCGCTGCACCAACGAGCTGTACTGGCTGGACCAGCAGGCCCAGGGCCGCATACAGTATGACTGGAGTGACTGCAACCTCAACTACCCCAGCCGCCGGCGCCAGTACGAG AATTTCATCCACCGGAACCTGGAGGCCAAAGAGGAGAGAATTAACAAGCTGCACAGCGAGGGTGACCGGCTGCTCGCCGCCGAGCACCCCGGGAGAAACTCCATTGAG GCTCACATGGAGGCCGTCCATGCAGATTGGAAGGGATACCTGAACCTGCTCATCTGCGAGGAGAGCCACCTGAAGTACATGGAGGACTACCACCAG TTCCACAAAGACATGAAGGATGCCCAGGAGCTGCTTCGCAAGGTGGACTCGGACCTGAACCAGAAATACAGCCCCGACTTCAAGGACCAATACCAGATTGAGCTGCTACTGCAGGAGCTGGAC GACCAGGAGAAGGCTCTGGACAAGTACGAGCATGTGGTGCGGGGGCTGCAGAAGCGAGGGCAGCAGGTGGTGCCCCTCAAGTACCGCCGGGAGACGCCCCTCAAGCCCATCCCCGTGGAGGCGCTCTGTGACTTTGAGGGTGACCAG GGCCTGATCTCTCGGGGCTACAGCTACACCCTGCAGAGGAACAACGGGGAGAGCTGGGACCTCACGGACAGCGCAGGGAATGAGCTGACTGCCCCGGCCGTCTGCTTCATGATCCCTCCCACCGACCCCGAGGCCCTGGCTCTGGCTGACAG CCTGGGCAGCCAGTACCAGAGCCTGCGGCAGAAGGCAGCTGGGAGCAGAAAGGTGCTCCAGCAGCGGCATGAGGTGCTGAAGGTGGAGAGCTCTGGAG CAGATGCCTCGGATCTGCAGGGCCGCCAGCTACTGGCCAGCTTGGACAAGGTGGCCAGTGACCTGGACCGGCAGGAGAAGGCCATCACGGCCATCCTGCGGCCACCGCTGGAGCAGGGCCGGGCTGTGCAGGACAGCGCCGAGCGGGCCAAGGACCTCAAG AACATCACCAACGAGCTGCTACGGATCGAGCCCGAGAAGGCGCGCAGCACGGCCGAGGGCGAGGCATTCGTGCGGGCCCTCCCGGACAGCAGCAGCACCGCCCTGCTGAGGACGCGGGTGGAGGACACCCAGCGCAGATACGAGCGCCTGGTGCAGCTGCTGGAAGCCGCCCAGGAGAA AGTTGACATCGCCAACCGCCTGGAGAAGAGCCTGCAGCAGGGCCGGGAGATGCTGGCCACATATGAGACCCAGCTGGCCCAGGAGGACACAGTGCCCGAGAGTGGCCAGGCCCTAGACAGCAGGAGGCAGGAGCTGGCG GCCATGGCCTCCGAGCTGCAGGCCCGGAAGGCCCTCCTCAGCGAGGTGCAGCGGAACCTGCAGGCCGCCAAGCAGTGCTCGGGGTCACTGGCCAGCCGCTTCCAGGAGCACTGCCCGGACCTGGAGCGCCAGGAAGCCGAGGTGCACAAGCTGTGCCAGCGCTTCGACGGCCTCTGCCAGCAGGCAGAGCTCAG GGCCCAGAGCCTGCAGAGCGCCCGGGCTGAGCACGACGCCTTCTGCAGCGGCCGTGACCGCCTGCTTCAGTTCCTGTCCCACATCCCCAGCTACGAGCCCCAGGAGACGGACGGCCTTGGCCAAGTGGAGACCAAGCTGAACAACCAGAAG AACCTGCTAGATGAAATAGCAAGAAGGGAAGAGGAAGTGCAGAAAGTCCACACGCACTCCCAGCAGTACCAGCAGGCTGTCAAG GACTACGAGTTGGAAGCAGAGAAGCTCAGATCCCTCTTTGACTTGGAGAATGGAAGGAACAGCCACATGAGCAAGCGGGCCAGGCTCCAGTCCCCTGCCGCCAAAATTAGGGAAGAG GAAGCAGCTCTTGCTGCCAAGTTCACGGAGGTTAATGCCATCAACAGACAGAGGCTGCAGAACCTGGAGTTTGCACTGACCCTCCTGAGACAG CAGCTGGAGGCAGGTGCGAGCCAGGAGGCCCTGCCCGGGAGCAAGCCAGGCCCCGGAGCGGAGGAGACGTGGAAGATTCAGAAGGAGCTGGATGAGGAGATGGAGCGGCGGCAGCAGCTGGAGCACGAGGTCCGGAGCGCCCAGGAGGAGATCCGGGCCCTGCGGAGCCAGGGCCCGCAGGAGGCGCTGGTGACCAGGGAGGTGCTCAGGAGGGTGCCGGACCCAGCGCTGGAGGAGAGCTTCCAGCAGGCGCAGCAGACCCTGGCCGAGGAGCAGCACAAGAACCAGCTGCTGCAGGGGGAGGTGGAGGCGCTGCGGCTGCGGCTACACGCCCTAGAGGAGGAGGCCCGGGCTGGGGGCCAGGAGTATGTAGTCAAGGAGGTGCTGCGCATTGAGCCGGACCGGGCCCAGGCCGACGAGGTCCTGAGGCTGAGGGGGGAGCTGGAGGCGCTGCGGCGGCAGAAGGGTGCCCGTGAGGCAGAGGCACTTCTCCTGCAGCAGCGCGTGGCTGCCCTGGCTGAGGAGAAGCGGCGGGCGCGGGAGGTGGTCACAGAGAAGGAGGTGGTCAAGGTGCACAACGACCCCCAGCTGGAGGCTGAGTTCCAGCAGCTGCAGGAGGACCAACGGCGGGAGCAGGGGCTCCgggagaagcaggaggaggagctgggcttCCTGCAGGACAAGCTCAAGAGGCTGGAGAAGGAGCGGGCCATGGCCGAGGGCAAGATCACTGTCAAGGAGGTGCTCAAGGTGGAGAAGGACGCGGTGGCCGAGCGGGAGGTGGGTGCCCTCCAGCGCCGGTACGAGGATGAGGCCGCCAGGGCCCGTGCCAGCCAGAGGGAGAAGACCGAGCTGCTCCGGAAGAtctgggccctggaggaggagaacgCCAAGGTGGTTGTGCAGGAGAAGGTGCGCGAGATTGTCCGGCCCGACCCCAAGGCTGAGAGTGAGGTGGCCAACCTCCGCCTGGAGCTGGTGGAGCAGGAGCGCAAGTACCGGGGGGCTGAGGAGCAGCTCAAGAGCTACCAGAGCGAGCTGGAGGCGCTTCGGAGGCGGGGCCCCCAGGTGGAGGTCAAGGAGGTGACCAAGGAGGTCATCAAGTACACGACGGAccctgagacagagaaagagctcCAAAGGCTCAGGGAGGAGATTGTGGACAAGACCCGCCTCATCGAGAGGTGTGACCTGGAGATCTACCAGCTGAAGCAGGAGATCCAGTCCCTCAAAGAGGCCAAGCCCCAGGTGCAGACCAAGGAGGTGGTCCAGGAGATCTTGCAGTTCCAGGAAGACCCCCAGACCAAAGAGGAAGTGGCGGCTTTGAGGGCCCGGCTGGCCGAGGAACACAAGAAGCAGGTAGACCTGGAACGGGAACGTGCGTCCCAGGAGGAGAAGAtccaggagaaggaggaggagctggcccGGGGAAAGGAGGTGGTGGTGCAGCAGGAGGTGGTCAGGTACGAGGAGGAGCCGGGCCTCCGGGCTGAGGTGAGCGCCTTCACTGAGAGCATCGACGCAGAACTGCGGCAGATTGACGGCCTCCACAGCGAGCTGCGGCGGCTGCAGCGCCGGCGAGCCGAGCTGGAGCGCCAGCTGGAGGAGCTGGAGCGCGAGCGGCAGGCACGCCGCGAGGCTGAGCTGGAGGTGCAGCGCCTCAAGCAGCAGCTGGCCCAGCTGGAAGCACAGGAGGGTGAAGCCCGCGAAAAGGTGACCCTCACGCAGAAGGTGGTGCTGCAGCAGGACCCCCAGCAGGCCCGGGAGCACGCCCTGCTGGCCCTGCAGCTGGAGGAAGAGCGGCGCCGCCGGCAGGGCCTGGAGCACGAGCTCGAGACCCTGAAGCAGCAGCTGGAGCGCCTGGAAAAGATGGAGGTCAAGGAGAAGGTGGTCCTCTCCGAGAGCGTCCAGGTGGAGAAAGGCGACACCGAGCAGGAGATTCAGAGGCTCAGGGCCAGTCTGGAGGCCGAGAGCCGTGGCAAGAGAGAGCTGGACGCCGAGGTGAGCCGGCTGGAGGCCAAGCTGTCGGAGCTGGAGTTCTGCAACTCCAAGTCATCCAAGGAGCTGGACTTCCTGAGGGAGGAGAACCACAAGCTGCAGCTGGAGCGGCAGAGCCTGCAGCTCGAGGCCCGCAGGCTGCAGTCGGAGATCGAGGTGGCCGTGGCCGAGGCGCAGGGCCTGAGGAGCCTGCCCACGGCAGCCAGGGCCGACCCCGGGGCGCCGCTCGACTCGCGCCTGCGGTCTCTGGAGCGGGAGCTGGACGACCTCAGGAGGCTCTCCAGGGACAAAGACCAGGAGATTGAGGAGCTGCAGCGGCGCCTGGGCTCCGTGGCCGTCAAGCGGGAGCAGAGGGAGAACCACCTGCGGCGCTCCATCGTGGTCATCGACCCTGACTCAGGCCGCGAGCTGTCCCCCGAGGAGGCCCATCACACCGGCCTCATCGACTGGAACATGTTTGTGAAGCTTAGGAGCCAGGAGTGCGACTGGGAGGAGATCTCTGTCAAGGGCCCTGGCGGTGAGTCCTCCGTGATCCACGACAGGAAGTCCGGCAAGAAGTTCTCCATCGAAGAGGCCCTGCAAAGCGGGCGGCTGACACCCGCGCAGTATGACCGCTACGTCAACAAGAGCATGTCCATCCAGGAGCTGGCCGTCCTGGTGTCAGGGCAGAAGTAG